From a region of the Haematobia irritans isolate KBUSLIRL chromosome 4, ASM5000362v1, whole genome shotgun sequence genome:
- the LOC142233393 gene encoding uncharacterized protein LOC142233393: protein MFTKVILLLSVSLSVAISVPIGHGYGHGPAISYAAPAISYAAAPAVTYAAAPAKVAVAAAPAISYAAPAVSYAAPAVSYAAPAVSYAAPAITYAAPAKVAVAAAPAKVAVAAAPAIVKTIEPEPFDPNPQYSFSYGVSDQSTGDSKSAHESLVNGVVHGSYSLTEADGSIRKVTYTADHINGFNAVVEKSGGAVIAKPVVAVAAAPAIAKVAVAAPAVAKVAYAAPAFAYGHGGYHHITFICLALVAVMECALLRTAAPVAVAPAPVATLHTEVDPHPQYAFAYNVQDALTGDSKSQQEVRDGDVVKGSYSVVDADGSLRTVFYTADPINGFNAVVQRGPVPVAVARPVAPVAPVAAVPARIFG, encoded by the exons ATGTTCACAAAG GTAATTTTACTGCTCAGCGTATCCTTGTCGGTGGCCATTTCTGTGCCCATTGGCCATGGCTATGGTCATGGTCCAGCGATTTCATATGCGGCTCCAGCCATTTCGTATGCAGCTGCACCTGCTGTAACATATGCTGCTGCACCCGCTAAGGTGGCCGTTGCTGCCGCTCCAGCTATTTCTTATGCCGCACCTGCTGTCTCTTATGCTGCACCTGCTGTCTCTTATGCTGCACCTGCTGTCTCTTATGCTGCCCCTGCCATTACATATGCAGCACCCGCTAAAGTTGCCGTTGCTGCAGCACCCGCTAAAGTTGCCGTTGCCGCAGCACCCGCCATTGTTAAGACCATTGAACCCGAGCCTTTTGATCCCAATCCCCAGTATAGCTTCTCCTATGGTGTTTCCGATCAATCCACTGGCGATTCCAAGTCTGCCCATGAATCCTTGGTTAATGGTGTGGTCCATGGCAGTTATTCACTAACCGAGGCAGATGGTTCCATTCGTAAG GTTACCTATACGGCTGATCACATTAATGGTTTTAATGCTGTGGTGGAGAAATCTGGTGGTGCTGTTATTGCCAAACCTGTTGTAGCAGTTGCTGCAGCTCCTGCCATTGCCAAGGTTGCCGTTGCAGCTCCCGCCGTTGCCAAAGTAGCTTATGCAGCTCCTGCTTTTGCCTATGGTCATGGTGGTTATCATCAT ATTACTTTCATCTGCTTGGCTTTGGTTGCTGTCATGGAATGTGCACTTCTGAGAACTGCAGCACCAGTAGCCGTAGCTCCTGCACCTGTAGCTACTCTCCATACAGAAGTTGATCCTCATCCCCAGTATGCTTTTGCCTACAACGTGCAAGATGCCTTGACCGGTGACAGCAAAAGCCAGCAAGAAGTTAGAGATGGTGATGTAGTCAAAGGTTCCTATTCAGTTGTTGATGCCGATGGTTCCTTGCGTACAGTATTCTATACAGCCGATCCCATCAATGGCTTCAATGCTGTGGTACAACGTGGTCCTGTACCTGTTGCTGTGGCAAGACCTGTAGCACCTGTTGCTCCAGTGGCAGCAGTACCTGCTCGAATCTTTGGCTAA